A stretch of the Vitis vinifera cultivar Pinot Noir 40024 chromosome 16, ASM3070453v1 genome encodes the following:
- the LOC132255300 gene encoding rust resistance kinase Lr10-like, with the protein MYHAIEEFIQAQNNLTPIRYSYSNIKKMTKGFKEKLGEGGYGSVYKGKLRSGHLVAVKMMASSKANGQDFINEVATIGRIHHVNVVQLIGFCVEGSKRVLLYDFMPNGSLDKYIFPEKEGNISLSLEKMYEISLGVAHGIEYLHRGCDTQILHFDIKPHNILLDKNFTPKVSDFGLAKSYPIDHSIVSLTAARGTMGYMAPELFYKNIGGVSYKADVYSFGMLLMEMAGRRKNLNVFAEHSSQIYFPSWVYDQFSKGKDIEMEDATEEGKKLSKKLIIVALWCIQLKPSDRPSMNKVVEMLEGNVELLQMPPNPFLTPQEVPAEDHANNKNLTEMSIIIR; encoded by the coding sequence ATGTACCATGCCATTGAAGAGTTCATTCAAGCTCAAAATAATCTAACACCGATAAGGTACTCTTACTCAAATATTAAGAAGATGACAAAAGGTTTCAAGGAAAAACTGGGTGAAGGAGGCTATGGTTCAGTATACAAAGGAAAGCTTCGAAGTGGCCATTTGGTAGCTGTAAAAATGATGGCCAGTTCCAAAGCCAATGGACAAGATTTCATCAATGAAGTTGCTACAATTGGAAGGATTCATCATGTCAATGTCGTGCAATTAATTGGATTTTGTGTGGAGGGATCAAAGCGTGTTCTTTTATATGACTTCATGCCTAATGGGTCTCTTGATAAGTACATATTTCctgaaaaagaaggaaatatcTCCTTAAGCTTAGAGAAAATGTATGAAATTTCTCTAGGAGTGGCCCATGGGATTGAATACTTACATCGAGGCTGTGACACCCAAATCTTacattttgatatcaagccCCACAATATTCTTCTTGATAAGAATTTCACTCCGAAGGTTTCAGACTTCGGCCTTGCGAAATCATATCCAATAGATCATAGTATTGTGTCCCTAACTGCAGCAAGAGGGACAATGGGATACATGGCTCCGGAGTTGTTCTACAAAAACATTGGTGGAGTCTCATACAAAGCTGACGTTTATAGTTTTGGGATGCTGTTGATGGAAATGGCAGGGAGAaggaaaaatttaaatgtttttgcAGAGCATTCAAGCCAAATTTACTTCCCTTCCTGGGTTTACGACCAGTTCAGTAAAGGAAAAGACATAGAAATGGAAGATGCAACAGAGGAAGGAAAGAAACTTTCAAAAAAGCTGATTATAGTAGCCTTATGGTGCATACAATTGAAGCCCAGTGATCGTCCTTCAATGAACAAAGTTGTGGAGATGCTTGAAGGAAATGTGGAGCTCCTGCAGATGCCTCCAAATCCTTTTCTAACTCCGCAAGAGGTGCCAGCTGAGGATCATGCAAACAACAAAAACCTAACAGAAATGTCAATTATTATCAGATAG
- the LOC100254849 gene encoding uncharacterized protein LOC100254849, producing MLRRILHPGFAALLLLLVPITCKAKRNHQLCTSSCGNIHNISYPFRLKDDPESCGESEYELACENNRTILYLYSGKYKVEEIKYENFTIRVVDDFSSLPLDSCTYRNFTLQSPIRYWLSHENSALNFIDCEAPISSSDYVDMASCREIWRSGSQLVGRRLTIVLVQASMMGCDMGLAFIGASVSPPCALVAVLQFQGTSGLGL from the exons ATGTTGAGAAGGATCTTACATCCTGGATTTGCAGCCCTTCTACTTCTGTTAGTCCCTATAACATGTAAAGCCAAGCGGAATCATCAGCTCTGTACCTCATCCTGCGGGAATATTCATAATATAAGCTACCCTTTCCGACTGAAAGATGATCCAGAGAGCTGCGGAGAAAGCGAGTATGAGCTGGCTTGTGAGAATAACCGCACAATCTTATACTTGTATTCAGGAAAATACAAAGTAGAAGAAATCAAGTATGAGAACTTCACAATAAGGGTTGTTGATGACTTCTCTTCTCTGCCTCTGGATTCCTGTACTTACAGAAACTTTACTCTTCAAAGTCCAATTAGATATTGGCTGTCTCATGAGAATTCGGctctaaattttattgattgtgAAGCTCCAATAAGTTCTTCTGACTACGTGGATATGGCATCTTGCA GAGAGATTTGGAGGTCTGGGTCTCAACTTGTGGGCAGAAGATTGACGATAGTTCTTGTTCAGGCATCCATGATGGGCTGCGATATGGGACTGGCCTTCATTGGTGCAAGTGTCTCTCCTCCGTGTGCCCTCGTTGCG GTTTTACAGTTTCAGGGTACCAGTGGCCTTGGGTTGTAG
- the LOC100249725 gene encoding rust resistance kinase Lr10-like, with the protein MCRSLKLVLSLSYLLFVGIFAEVDECMVSRCSPNGPAIRFPFWLRDHQPAHCGFPGFELSCTEKHQTMLNLSHSVKLLVKKINYKSQEIQVHDTDDCRLTQFSNLSLSVSPFQLLEKSQVDFSLLNCTSNKTAYSNFYHPVPCLSVPAYQVYAVYSSYYMDYFKLSSCRKIHNVSLPYQILEGENIFPLNWDKPMCKSCEAEGGKCRLKKSNSKEPETQCVKGVTLGSILLILGTVALHRVYSLKKLERNNQIKIEKFLEDYIALKPTRYSYADIKKITNQFQDKLGEGGCGTVYKGKLSDEVHVAVKILNNSKGNGEEFINEVGTMGRIHHVNVVRLVGFCADGFRRALIYEFLPNESLEKFIFSRTTENHSLGWKKLQDIALGIAKGIEYLHQGCDQRILHFDIKPHNILLDHNFNPKISDFGLAKLCSKEQSAVSMTSARGTMGYIAPEMLSRNFGNVSYKSDVFSYGMLLLEMVGGRKNIDITVDNTCQVYFPEWIYNHLDQGEELQIRIDEDGDTQIVKKLTIVGLWCIQWFSADRPSMKLVVQMLEGEHNLSMPPNPFTCTGPTKTNASTPERYLQQELIVISEIE; encoded by the exons ATGTGTCGTTCCTTGAAACTGGTCCTCTCTCTTTCTTACTTGCTGTTTGTTGGAATCTTTGCAGAGGTCGATGAGTGCATGGTATCAAGGTGCAGCCCCAATGGTCCAGCCATTCGTTTCCCGTTCTGGCTTAGAGACCACCAGCCAGCCCACTGTGGATTCCCCGGGTTTGAGCTATCGTGCACGGAGAAGCATCAGACCATGCTAAACCTCTCACACTCAGTGAAGCTATtggtgaagaaaataaattacaaatctCAAGAAATTCAAGTTCATGACACAGATGATTGCCGTCTAACACAGTTTTCAAACCTCAGTTTATCCGTCTCTCCTTTCCAGTTGCTAGAAAAAAGTCAAGTAGACTTCAGCCTACTCAATTGTACTTCAAATAAAACagcttattcaaatttttatcatcCAGTTCCTTGCCTTAGTGTCCCTGCCTACCAGGTTTATGCTGTTTATTCGTCATATTACATGGACTACTTTAAACTATCCTCTTGCCGCAAGATTCACAATGTTTCACTTCCATATCAAATACTCGAgggagaaaatatttttcctctGAATTGGGACAAACCAATGTGCAAAAGCTGTGAAGCAGAAGGTGGGAAGTGCAGATTGAAGAAGAGTAATAGCAAGGAACCTGAAACCCAATGTGTCAAAG GTGTAACCCTTGGTTCCATTCTTCTTATTCTTGGAACCGTTGCACTTCATCGTGTATATAGCTTGAAGAAATTGGAaagaaacaatcaaataaagattGAAAAGTTCTTGGAAGATTACATAGCTCTCAAGCCTACAAGATACTCTTATGCTGATATTAAGAAGATCACAAATCAATTCCAGGATAAATTGGGTGAAGGAGGTTGTGGAACAGTGTATAAGGGAAAGCTGTCCGATGAAGTTCATGTTGCAGTCAAGATCCTGAACAACtccaaaggaaatggagaggaGTTTATTAATGAAGTAGGAACCATGGGTAGAATCCACCATGTCAATGTTGTTCGCTTGGTTGGCTTTTGTGCTGATGGATTTAGACGAGCTCTTATTTATGAGTTCTTACCAAATGAGTCGCTAGAGAAGTtcatattttcaagaacaactGAAAACCATTCACTTGGTTGGAAAAAGCTTCAAGATATTGCTTTAGGTATTGCCAAAGGAATTGAATATCTTCACCAAGGTTGTGATCAAAGAATCctccattttgatatcaaacctCATAATATTTTGCTTGATCACAACTTTAATCCAAAAATATCTGATTTTGGTCTTGCCAAATTGTGTTCCAAGGAACAAAGTGCAGTTTCTATGACTTCAGCTAGGGGGACCATGGGCTATATTGCTCCAGAAATGTTATCTAGGAATTTTGGGAATGTATCTTACAAGTCAGATGTTTTTAGTTATGGAATGCTATTGCTTGAAATGGTAGGAGGAAGGAAGAATATTGATATCACTGTGGATAACACTTGCCAAGTATACTTCCCAGAATGGATTTATAATCATCTAGATCAAGGTGAAGAGTTACAAATTCGAATTGATGAAGATGGAGATactcaaatagtaaaaaaattgacaattgTGGGACTTTGGTGTATTCAGTGGTTCTCAGCGGATCGTCCTTCTATGAAACTTGTTGTTCAGATGTTGGAAGGAGAACATAATTTATCCATGCCTCCGAATCCTTTCACTTGCACTGGTCCAACAAAAACAAATGCAAGCACACCTGAAAGAtaccttcaacaagagttaaTAGTCATCTCAGAAATTGAATGA